TCCACCAGATGACCCCCAGGCACTGGCTCGGAAGGTTCTCGATCTTTATCGTGATCCGGAATACGCCGAACAATTGGCGGAACACGCTGCAAAGAAATCGGCAGCCCTGTCGTGGACGGAGCAGCGAATTGTATATCGGAGCGTCCTGGAGTCATTGCTCGGGTATTCCATTACATCAGGAAGCATTTCAGCGGCGCTACCGGACGTTTCCGACTAGACTGGTTCCCCATTTGTCTTATACGGACTTGCAGTCAAGGTAGTTCTCTTTGAGGCGATATCACGGACCTCCAGGGAGGTCCGTGGCACCCAAAATTAACATCGGGCCCCAATACAGGGGTGCCACTGACCTGCGGAGCCAGGTCAGTGCAGTTAGCATCTTGAATGCAGAAAGGCATTTATTGTCGAAAGCTGACATTTATGCGAGTACTTCATATTCTGCACAGATCTGTTCCCGGCACTCACGGCTACGCAATACGAAGCCTGGAGATCGTGCGTAACCAATTGGCGAAAGGCATTGAACCTCTTGTGGTGACTTCACCTTCACAAGCACCTTCAGGATCGTTGGATGCCGAACAGAGCGAGATGATTGAAGGCGTTCGATACTTCCGTACATGCGGAACGTTGTTAAAGCCTTCCATGGAAGTAGAAGACAAAAACCCGCTGAGATCGATGTTGCGAATTGTCCAAAACGCTGCCTTGTTGACACGCACGTGGTACCTCGCTCGCCATTATCGACCCCAGATTATTCATGCCCATTCTCCTTTCACGTGCGGGCTCGCTGGAAATACTGTCGGAAAACTGCTTGGAATCCGAACCGTGTACGAAATGCGAGGCATATGGGAAGACTCTCATGTGGGGCGTTACAACTGGAATGAAGAGTCCATTCGGTACCGGGGCGTACGAATGCTGGAAAATATCGCGCTCCGAACTGCAGACTGCTGCTGTGTGATTTGCGATGCCCTCGCCGAAGAAGTCGCCTCTCGAGGTGTTGCACCTGACAAAATCAATGTGGTGCCGAATGGAGTCGATCTCACAAAGTTCACGCCGGGGCCTCCCGATGAAATGCTTAAGAAAAAATGGGGATTAGCGGGAAAAATCATCATGGGGTATATCGGGTCATTCTTCAGGTACGAAGGCCTGGATGTGCTCATGAAGGCAACGATCCTGCTGGCTGATGGATATCCCAACCTGAGACTACTCCTTGTGGGTGACGGAGAAGAAACGAGTCTGCTCAAAGAAATGGCTGCGAATGCAGGTATCTCAGACCGGGTCGTCTTTACGGGTCGAGTAAAACATAACGAGGTCTCGAGATTTTATAAGCTCTTCGATTTCCTGGTATTGCCTCGGAAAGAAACACGAGAGACCCGGCTTGTGACCCCTCTTAAACCCATGGAAATCATGGCCATGGAAAAACCCCTGATCGCAAGTAATATCGGTGGGCACAGGGAAATCGTTTCAGAGGGAATCAATGGAATCCTGTTCGCACCCGAAGACCCCTCTGACTTGGCCGCCAAATGCCGCCAACTTATCGACGA
The sequence above is a segment of the Desulfomonile tiedjei DSM 6799 genome. Coding sequences within it:
- a CDS encoding glycosyltransferase, with amino-acid sequence MRVLHILHRSVPGTHGYAIRSLEIVRNQLAKGIEPLVVTSPSQAPSGSLDAEQSEMIEGVRYFRTCGTLLKPSMEVEDKNPLRSMLRIVQNAALLTRTWYLARHYRPQIIHAHSPFTCGLAGNTVGKLLGIRTVYEMRGIWEDSHVGRYNWNEESIRYRGVRMLENIALRTADCCCVICDALAEEVASRGVAPDKINVVPNGVDLTKFTPGPPDEMLKKKWGLAGKIIMGYIGSFFRYEGLDVLMKATILLADGYPNLRLLLVGDGEETSLLKEMAANAGISDRVVFTGRVKHNEVSRFYKLFDFLVLPRKETRETRLVTPLKPMEIMAMEKPLIASNIGGHREIVSEGINGILFAPEDPSDLAAKCRQLIDDEQFRYELGRKGQVWVEKNRNWNTLIERYSTLYENLCHCAFKEERSGKHFLQL